From Psychrobacillus sp. FSL K6-2836, a single genomic window includes:
- a CDS encoding glycoside hydrolase family 13 protein — translation MGQQMDPWWKKSVVYQIYPRSFMDSNGDGLGDIQGIISKLNYLQKLGIDVIWLSPVYDSPNDDNGYDIRNYRTIMQEFGTMEDMEQLIEEAKKRRIRILMDLVVNHSSDEHEWFVESRSSMNSKYRDYYIWKDGKNGQPPNNWGSVFSGSAWEKDELTDSYYLHLFSKKQPDLNWEHQPLREEVYQLMEFWLEKGIGGFRMDVINFISKDEQLPDGIVHPNKLFGDGSPYFINGPKIHTYLQEMNEKVLSKYDVVTVGEMPGATTDDARIYTNPNNKEVNMVFTFEHMDLDSGYEKWNVQPLNLIDLKRNFEKWQYALHKVGWNSLYWNNHDQPRVVSRFGNDGEYRKLSAKMLAICLHMLQGTPYIYQGEELGMTNVKFQMLEDYRDIETLNMYNEKIEQGISHENIMSGIYAKGRDNARTPMQWTSEGGFTTGTPWIRMNPNTDEINAEQAINDSASIFYTYQKLIQLRKQHDIITYGSFQLLLADHPNLFVYKRQLADEEWLVVTNFSTQSEELEWNTCDVPSESGKLIISNYDTIQKNENLIKIRPYEAFVVAFKREIEN, via the coding sequence ATGGGGCAGCAAATGGATCCTTGGTGGAAAAAAAGTGTCGTGTATCAAATTTATCCAAGAAGCTTTATGGATTCAAATGGTGATGGTCTTGGGGATATTCAAGGCATTATTTCTAAGTTAAATTACCTGCAAAAGTTAGGGATAGATGTTATTTGGCTGAGTCCAGTCTATGATTCTCCGAACGATGATAACGGCTATGATATTCGAAACTACCGGACAATTATGCAGGAATTTGGAACAATGGAAGATATGGAACAGTTGATAGAGGAAGCTAAGAAACGTAGAATACGAATTTTGATGGATTTAGTGGTAAATCATAGTTCAGATGAGCATGAATGGTTTGTAGAATCAAGGTCTTCTATGAATTCTAAATATCGAGATTACTATATTTGGAAAGATGGAAAGAATGGCCAACCACCTAATAATTGGGGCTCCGTTTTCTCGGGCTCCGCTTGGGAAAAAGATGAGCTTACAGATTCGTATTATTTACACTTATTTTCTAAAAAGCAGCCAGATCTAAATTGGGAGCATCAACCTCTGCGGGAGGAAGTGTACCAATTAATGGAGTTTTGGCTCGAAAAAGGGATTGGTGGCTTCCGAATGGATGTTATCAACTTTATCTCGAAGGATGAACAGCTACCAGATGGTATAGTGCATCCAAATAAATTATTTGGGGATGGGAGCCCTTATTTTATTAATGGACCGAAAATTCACACTTACCTTCAAGAGATGAATGAAAAAGTATTGAGTAAATATGATGTGGTTACGGTCGGGGAAATGCCTGGAGCGACAACCGATGATGCACGCATTTACACAAATCCTAATAATAAAGAAGTGAATATGGTTTTCACATTTGAACATATGGATTTAGACAGTGGATACGAAAAATGGAATGTGCAGCCGTTAAATTTAATCGATTTAAAAAGAAATTTCGAAAAGTGGCAGTATGCACTTCATAAAGTGGGCTGGAATAGCTTATATTGGAACAACCATGATCAACCAAGGGTAGTATCCCGTTTTGGTAATGATGGAGAATATCGGAAGCTTTCTGCAAAAATGTTAGCCATCTGTCTGCATATGCTACAAGGTACCCCGTATATTTACCAAGGGGAAGAGCTTGGAATGACGAATGTGAAATTCCAGATGCTTGAGGATTACCGAGATATTGAGACGTTGAATATGTATAATGAAAAAATTGAGCAAGGAATTTCCCATGAAAACATAATGTCTGGTATTTATGCAAAAGGTCGGGACAATGCAAGAACACCTATGCAATGGACATCAGAGGGTGGCTTTACGACAGGTACTCCGTGGATTCGAATGAACCCCAATACAGATGAGATAAATGCCGAACAAGCTATAAATGATTCCGCATCTATTTTTTATACGTATCAAAAGCTAATACAGCTTAGAAAGCAGCATGACATTATTACATATGGCAGCTTCCAGCTTTTACTTGCCGATCATCCAAACTTATTTGTTTATAAACGACAGTTGGCCGATGAAGAGTGGCTAGTGGTTACAAATTTCTCCACCCAATCGGAGGAGCTAGAATGGAATACATGTGATGTGCCATCAGAATCAGGTAAACTTATTATTTCAAACTATGACACGATCCAAAAAAATGAAAATTTAATAAAAATTCGTCCATATGAAGCCTTTGTGGTCGCTTTTAAAAGGGAGATAGAGAATTGA